Genomic DNA from Lycorma delicatula isolate Av1 chromosome 5, ASM4794821v1, whole genome shotgun sequence:
GAATTCCATCCAGGTTGTTAGTATGCAAAAGATAAAACAGTTCAGGACAATTATGTGCAAGTCTCCTGTAAGAAAAAGCAACACAGCAGAATGGAAACAATCCACTGAAAACTGGAATTGCTACTTCATTGTGAACAAACAATTTGGGAAGACGTCATTGGTTCAAGTTTGTAAAAAGACTTTCTGTAACATATTACGCATTACCAAAAAAAGGGCACAACAAATTTGTTGTGCcctgttaattgttaattaaccctattaagttattaattgttAATCTACCCTGATCAATACTTGAGAATTTTTTCCAACCGTGGAACTGTTATTAAGATGTCTGAAGTTTGTAATGTCTTTGAATGGAGGGCAGTTTcccataattttatgaaataacttcAATATTGGCACTATTGAAGAGATTCATTATAACTTGTAGTACAGTTCCAGGCAATCGAGCGTTTGTAAAAAGAGAGCCCTGGTATAATACAGACATTGGAGAAAGCAACAAAGTcatgaaaaaaatgtcaaatttgaaacatttaaattGCCATTATTGCAGCATAATGTTCCACTGAAAACTGCTAAAGTAAATGATGTGAAGAAGCTGCTCGTTCAGCATTTTGGTGAACAGTAAGAAAATGAGCCTCAACTCAGATTTTACCATAACTTAATTTTTGGATATGCAAAGACAGATGCTGATGAAACTGAAGATGAGACTGAGGGTGGACAAATGAAAGATGATGATTACGTTTAGAGCCAGCTAATTCTGaagacatttaaaatttgatattttttaaaatagcctaGCAAAATAATACAGCCTTCTAATGTAACTGATAGTGTTAATGGTTCTACCTATTGTTGAAGGAACTAcagacaatatttattttaatgctcgttttatttcactgatatttgatttgtttttataatgattttacacTTTCTATATTCATTTATGTTCTCcagcaattaaaattttcagcCCACTACTTTATTtggtatgtaatttttgtaattgccttcagaataaaaatgaaatttgttaatatcaatatctaaactacattatttttaatctaagtgTCCCATatccagtatttttattttcaaaacgtcTTCAATCCAGACCTTGTTGTTTCCAAAATGTCTCTTATCTggacttatttcattaattattaaaaactggcTAAATTTATGGAGAATATTTTTGGTCAAAATACTTAACTATCCTGGATAtaattagggggggggggggaattctGTGAGTAATTTTAAAGCCTTTATATGTTTTTTGTCAATTGCCAGCAATCTTGTCATCTGGGCAAGAGACATTTTGGAAATGAGCAACTCAATTAATAAtgcactgtaataaataaaatagagaatgCATTTTACCAAATGACTTAGAGGACAAAAATTAAAGtcaattgtatatttaatatatttttataagatatgttTACAATGACAGAGCAACACTTATAAGAGAAAAGTACAGAAATGAAGAATGAGGTGgaacaaacatattaaaaaacagtaGATAAGAGGATAACTAGGAAGATAATAGAGAAACGGAACGGACAAGTTGCTGGAACGGAAAGTGACCTAGTTTAGTGTATACAGAAAGGGGAAGAAGAAAGGAAGATATCATGCAGCACAAATGACGGTAAAATCGTAAAATATGAGAGGCTTACTTTTCAAGCAGGCCTGGCTAGCTGCTGATAAAATTAGTACATGTAAAGAATCAAAATACAAAAGGGATCATCAATGAATTGCTTTCTACAAGAGTAGTGTTGTTCACTAGATAGCCAGTCCAAACGGGGAACAAGGTAAAGGTGTCAGTTGTAGAGGTGAATGTCATATAACTTCAGTGGGTCTGATATTCTGAAATGAAACAGTATATTCATCTTGGTGAAGAACTTATACATTAccagtttacaatttattttatctagtatACCTGGAATGATTGAtatcttgttattcttgagaataaacAAGAGCAATCAACCTTCTTGAACTACACCAGTTTTGAGAAATTCACTACACCAGTTCTTGATAATGACATATCAAGAAgaatggattttattaaaaagaaaaaaatcaattgacaGAGAgcaaaaggtataatttttttttaattttgttggaaaaAGTTTTAGAACTTTGGAGGTTCTTTCTGGAAGAGCTAAGTACAACAGCTTGAAAACATAGTTTCTATGTTTCTATGACACATGTCATAGAAAACACAAAATTCttcttatttctgaaatgtattttacagtttttaaaataatataacaatcatGCAAGTAATCCGGCTAATATATTATCCACAGTggaattattttctaatactaCAGTATCTGAAATACTGTTTACAATAGGTGGTACATTTTCCATATTTACTTTCTGACAAGCAAATAGTTTTTCTAATTCTATAACTTTATCAGAAGATATATCTATTGAATTTTTACTGTTACCTAAATCTGTTGATATTGATAATTgatgattttcatcttttttattactaGTTACTTTAGGTACTTTAATACCACTTGGCCCGGCTTCATTACaacaatcattattaaaaataaattcatctttttcatttgataatcttttttttctaggTTTAGGATTGTTATCTTTAtcattactaacattttttttatcttctttcttacAACTActgctattattaaaatatgattcaaTTTCACTAGAAGCAGTTAATTCATTTTTAGCACTCTCTGATGATTTCTTATTTTGTACAGGATAACGTTTTGGTATATCACAAATCTTATCatctgtttcttctaaatcagaTTCATAAGAACTATTGTCTCTATTACATTTTATagattctttaacatttttattttgttgttctttACCATTATCACTATCTGTATCCACATCTGTTTCACATTCAtacaactttttctttaaatttttctcttcttcctGTTCTTCTtcgttattattatcattagaaATATCACAGactgtaaaaatttgaaaacataattatttattgactttttgatatgtaaaatcttaatataaagtacagccaaattaaaaaaaaagtatactaaatGCCCCATGCAGTTTTTTCCtagaaaagtatttattgaaaattgaaatatcatttgagcacatatttttaTAGGCTATACGTTTTAAGTGGAGATgcagtaaattaagttttaattcataaaattcagcAGGTTTTTGGCAGCAATGTTAAAGGGGTTACAGAAATTAAAGaatgtataactaatttaaaattgtaaattcagTTAATACAGCGGTATACCATTATCATACCAGTACATACCAGCAGTTAATTGGAGGTTCTTTCTGGAAGAACTAAGTACAACAGCTTGAGAACATAGTTTCTGATAATTTCTCATACAGATGTCATAAGAAGACACAAAATTCTTCTTGTTTCTGAATTGtagtttacagtttttaaaataatataacaatcatGCAAGTAATCCAGCTAATACATTATCCACAGTggaattattttctaatactaCAATATCTGaaatacttcatttttctttttttttctattttgataaaatgtgCATCAAGAATATATATCAGAAGGTAAAAATATCATTATGGGGGCGATTCTTTGCCATTCTTTCTATAACAGTTCAGCAAACAAAACTGTACATGTGGATATCATGCAACCAACAGTTGTTTCATAATAAGAGTTCACACCCGCTTTTGGTTGTTGCACaatcagataaatgtaaagaaaaacctGACACCACAACTGGTTCCCATATCAAAAGAATCCTTCTTTTGGTTATGGCAACCAGTTGAGCTGTCAAGTTCTTTTTCTTTGTGGCTCCATACACCTAACACAGTTATGTTAAGTGTAAGGCACTTAATACTTCCAACGTTATATATAAgcacagtaggtctgaaaagttcccaaactaaatttctGTTGTCAATACAAATAGgtcacaaaatttcatcactccAGTTTCAAGTTATAATCAGCTGTGtatgttgtgttcatgtgaccttgtgcgagctcacaacatggaacagagaagtgcgataaaattttgtttcgacttcaaaaatctttcgttgaaactttTCTATGATAAAGCAAACATTCGGTGATGGAACCACATCTCATATTACAACATGCACATGGTGCAAGTGGTTTAAAGATGGTAGAGGGTCattgaatgatgatgatgaacaAAGTGGGAGGCCATCAACAGCTGTTCACGATGAAAACATTGTGAAAGTGCACATGTTCATGCttgaacaacctcatcttaccctttgGGCAATAGCAGAAGAGTTAATCATCAGTATAGACACAGTatgtacaattctaacagaagAAATTAATCGCCAAAAGATGTGCTCTTGTttcgttccacacttcttgactaaagaacaaaaacaggtacatctttcttgcgctcaagacttcattgaaactgccgatagcgacccgaattttttgcaaacaattgtaactgggaATGAAAGCTGATGATTCATGTATGATCTGCAAACGCAGCTTCAATCtgctgcttggttgagtcctgaAGCACAAAGACTGGCGAAAGTTGGGtagcaaaaatcaagagtgaaaatgATGCTAATTGATTTTTCAACTCAAAGgacctgattcatcatgaatttgtcccaactatttggaagtaatgaaacgcctgataCATCGCATTCATCAAATCTAGCCCAAGTACCAGGATCCAGGCAGTTGGACTCTATTGCACGACAATGCTCCAGCACACATGGCAACAACTTTAACATGTTATTATACTGCAAATCTAATCACAGTGTTATCCCACCTGCTCTATTCACTTAACTTGGCTCCAGAAGACTATTTTTAGTtcctgaaactcaagttgaagatgaaagacCGCTTTTTCGATGATATTCTGgtcatccaaagggcttgcaccgagTTAAAGgcaatcccacaaagtgatttctccaaaGCGTTTGATGGGCTCTACCGGCGCTGCaatgagtgtataactagagaagggttctatgtagagggctgatacaagtaaattcgtttatcttgaaatctgtatttttatttaatttagtttggtaacttttcagacatactggaTATATATGTATGCGCGCatgtgcacacatacacacagtgattcaggaggaagggggaatataatttgggaactgattagaacttgaaataaggaaaaaaaattctaaccaaAATacatctgaaaacgctttgttatagtttcagctagcgaaaaatttcacccagatttctgttcctccagtgaaatgaggtcatcctgaaatttttaagacattacATAAGAGgtaaatttgatgatttcttatggtttttgtcctgaaaaatcaaataaaacagattCCAGAGCTGTATCTTTCATAATTAGCATGATacccaacataaaacagaaaacatttgttgacaaaaaattcctttttttaggtttgaagtacaataattttgtttttcaagtaTAAAATCAGTTCTGATCCTTTACTTCTGAAGAACCATGTATACAATATGATATTATATAACTATGATTTTACATTATCAAACtgtctatcattaaaaaaaaatcatacaatgcTATAAACAAAATTGCCACTAATGTTCTACTGGTTCTTATTTAACAGTACAACACCAAATCagccatttatttaaaacaaatactatGTGATTAATAACCAAAATTCATACATATACTATGAACTTTGTAAATAGTTTACCATTTTTAGTTTTGATTCAATCATCTCGCCTTTGTAATATACAACAGCAAGAGTGACATATTCATCAACTAATTACACTGTAATTTTCTAACATggcagaatatttataaataaattactcaacTTTTTATagatcattatatttaaaacaagtaaCATGCTCACACAAAATGTACAGAAAGCCTATCACAACTGAAACATCCACACAACACACATTCTGCACAGTACAAACAAGTAAGATTTTCACATGTGTTACACATCACTTATATACATGCAATAAAACTTATATCtgaatacaataaaactttttcagattttaatgattATACACTTAAATCTAAAAAACAGTCTAAACTACAATAAGTAGAAATAAGTTAAAGCACTAAGCTTGtaatcaaaagaaagaaaaagtaaaaaaaaaaacaacattacatTAATGGGCACTGCTACCATTTACACAAAACTATCAACCACTTTCAGGGAAGATCTTCCCTAAAGAAATCTTTATCATGTTGCTTTTAAAACCACAGACTATATTCACAAAATACAGAggttgaattaaaacaaaaaattccaaatacAGTAAAACACTagaagatttcaaaataaatcaaaatatgattaattacaattttaattaaactatgaTATTCAATTGATAAATTACTTTCCTCATAAAACTTAGGTAATcatactttataattaatgtattacaaGTACTTGTTGGAAGCAGAAATGATAAccacatattttatattacactgtCCCCCTTACACATTTTTCTCTTGCTAATACATCAGCCCAGGAGTAAACTAAGCTActattctatatatattaaataaaccaaaaaagcaCTACATACAACAGAATTAATCTTTTGCCAATCATCTAGTGGATACTGGACATATTACGACtacacatataataaaaacacattaacCACTTCAAAAATTCCTATGAGCAAATTTTACACAgcatataaaatggaaatttgaataatttaaacaatgttcaaatattaaataaagcgaCACAACGCAGATTAAATATATTGTGCTGTTTGACTtcatataaatgttatttctaaCTACTTTCAGACAAGCATCATatgttattaaatgataaatgaatttttaaacttcaagCACACAATGTTACTCTACTTCATGTTATGACTACTTCCTGTCCATTAAGATTATTGAACGAGAAGAAGGACACAAAAATAAATCTAGGAGGTAATCTGTTAAActttgtgtaaatttaaaaatggtgtatttaattaatgttaactaCCAGTGCAAAACAAgcaaaaaagtgataaaatgtaGAGAAATATGTTGCACAGAAGATCAAAGGATCCTTCTAGATAATGGATGAAATGACTAAAATGGTTATTTAGGAGCAATTGATATTCTTAAAAGAATGTAATAAGCACTCAAAACATTAATTAGTTtcctgtaaaattttacataacactTTTATAACAAGtagttcatttttatactttaataattatcataacaaatAATGTCACATTACCATCCTTTCCCCTTGACTCAAGTTGCTTTTccaatttt
This window encodes:
- the LOC142324997 gene encoding uncharacterized protein LOC142324997 isoform X3 translates to MSPDINDSEIVCQLPADNTGRLLTIKTKWRDDSLCVTIFDGMKTFSGIVPVCETLNDIINATVKSNHLMHEQLKEVKKERDLLSEANSELLQKIDDCICLKNNMEIQLYDQFLMVLNTKKRKIAKLEKQLESRGKDVCDISNDNNNEEEQEEEKNLKKKLYECETDVDTDSDNGKEQQNKNVKESIKCNRDNSSYESDLEETDDKICDIPKRYPVQNKKSSESAKNELTASSEIESYFNNSSSCKKEDKKNVSNDKDNNPKPRKKRLSNEKDEFIFNNDCCNEAGPSGIKVPKVTSNKKDENHQLSISTDLGNSKNSIDISSDKVIELEKLFACQKVNMENVPPIVNSISDTVVLENNSTVDNILAGLLA
- the LOC142324997 gene encoding uncharacterized protein LOC142324997 isoform X1; translation: MSPDINDSEIVCQLPADNTGRLLTIKTKWRDDSLCVTIFDGMKTFSGIMSKECITDMSNQLGIEANQYIEECKSALTTSGGYENFIYKIDDNSTFVWKKVGLDMKIKFGFIQLNMVPVCETLNDIINATVKSNHLMHEQLKEVKKERDLLSEANSELLQKIDDCICLKNNMEIQLYDQFLMVLNTKKRKIAKLEKQLESRGKDVCDISNDNNNEEEQEEEKNLKKKLYECETDVDTDSDNGKEQQNKNVKESIKCNRDNSSYESDLEETDDKICDIPKRYPVQNKKSSESAKNELTASSEIESYFNNSSSCKKEDKKNVSNDKDNNPKPRKKRLSNEKDEFIFNNDCCNEAGPSGIKVPKVTSNKKDENHQLSISTDLGNSKNSIDISSDKVIELEKLFACQKVNMENVPPIVNSISDTVVLENNSTVDNILAGLLA